Proteins encoded within one genomic window of Puniceicoccaceae bacterium:
- a CDS encoding vanadium-dependent haloperoxidase produces the protein MIAVLALLPAVTAAPQPQDNPVLFWNNELINATRLSRNPPPIAALHFATYHLAIFETINSFDPKYQPWLVSERAPEGASLTAAVAAAAYLCLDELWKQRANPYNFESAYQRALAAVPNDSARNLGLDWGRTVARAVLDERAKHPVPPPEHSYAAQDQGVWRETPPGFRPAIAPRLGEVKPYALRSSSQFRAPPPPPLDSEEYAEELEMVKRIGPRDAAERDEYQTLSAPFWADDIGSATPAGHWNLIAQDITRRQKLSVPETARLFALLNIAAADAGITCWETKYYYRTWRPETAIRESLPTTNPHLQTNPDFIPSMASPAFPSYTSGHSTYTAAMTRMIERFFDSDAIAFTTTSDGLPGAVRSYERLSDARREVGMSRIWGGIHVMSDNIEGQKAGIAVADWIFENALLPIDP, from the coding sequence ATGATTGCTGTGCTGGCCCTGCTCCCAGCCGTCACTGCTGCTCCTCAACCGCAGGACAATCCGGTGCTGTTCTGGAACAATGAACTCATCAATGCAACGCGCCTCTCCCGAAATCCTCCACCAATTGCAGCCCTGCATTTCGCCACCTATCATCTCGCAATCTTTGAAACCATCAACTCCTTCGATCCCAAGTATCAGCCATGGCTGGTTAGCGAGCGTGCCCCCGAAGGTGCCAGTCTCACAGCTGCCGTCGCCGCAGCAGCCTACCTCTGTCTCGACGAACTCTGGAAGCAGCGAGCCAATCCCTACAACTTTGAATCCGCATACCAGCGCGCGTTGGCAGCCGTGCCCAACGATTCTGCCCGAAATCTCGGACTGGACTGGGGACGCACTGTAGCTCGGGCAGTCCTCGACGAACGCGCAAAACACCCCGTACCACCCCCCGAACACAGCTATGCGGCTCAGGACCAAGGGGTCTGGCGGGAAACTCCCCCTGGTTTTCGCCCAGCCATTGCTCCTCGTCTGGGTGAGGTGAAACCTTATGCTCTGCGTTCATCATCCCAATTCCGGGCTCCTCCACCCCCACCCCTCGACTCTGAGGAATACGCAGAGGAATTGGAGATGGTGAAACGCATCGGACCCCGGGATGCCGCAGAACGCGATGAATACCAAACGCTCAGTGCTCCTTTCTGGGCCGATGACATTGGCTCCGCAACCCCTGCAGGTCACTGGAATCTCATCGCCCAGGACATCACGCGTCGTCAAAAGCTTTCCGTTCCCGAAACGGCCCGTCTCTTTGCCTTGCTCAACATCGCAGCTGCAGACGCGGGCATCACCTGTTGGGAAACCAAATACTACTACCGCACATGGCGGCCTGAGACCGCCATCCGGGAAAGCCTTCCCACAACCAATCCCCACCTGCAAACAAACCCGGATTTTATCCCAAGCATGGCGTCACCGGCGTTTCCGTCCTACACTTCCGGACACAGCACATACACCGCCGCAATGACCCGCATGATCGAGCGCTTCTTTGACAGCGACGCGATCGCATTCACCACAACATCCGATGGTCTTCCCGGTGCTGTTCGCAGCTACGAGCGCCTGTCGGATGCACGGAGAGAGGTGGGCATGAGTCGCATCTGGGGCGGCATCCATGTCATGTCCGACAATATCGAAGGACAAAAAGCTGGCATTGCGGTAGCCGACTGGATTTTTGAAAACGCCCTGCTTCCCATCGACCCCTGA